From the genome of Perca flavescens isolate YP-PL-M2 chromosome 1, PFLA_1.0, whole genome shotgun sequence, one region includes:
- the whamm gene encoding WASP homolog-associated protein with actin, membranes and microtubules has protein sequence MNTVEFERLDSLEGWVAVKSNIFEEPETFKLGFIVQWNVIECKFAVTCHNRTLQRQKRKAEEVAFGDVQMSWAGLFSVSDLKHIHQQFICVADVLVTCFPDLSEFEDGNIWDLLFLNRRSGPEDDERDLDTPCRKLEKYFSTAIDICGRKIVLDTLFTQDERDVDEYFENLQEFKRKTMQEEMSRAKAHVRQLLQSHCSADRMVALLSIYEEEDEAYQDLVTVATTFFQYLLQPFRDMRELACLYKMEILKSLEFEDLGPKRIAALEKEAEDWRTKAEDAVASIQDITVTYFAQTSKALAGMLKQMEEDKCRFGAAAWASAAPRLEKLRFLLAKETLQHMRATEMCLNRKKDGIRERLGGLSDRVKSHKTDSRSASKYVQQQDTVDELELEFYETQLELYNTKFEILKNEERLLVAQIDTLRRQIKELKEEVVYYDVCEDPEELQSMVHTGIQPTDSPAVSLLKRRLQTLETKRGNICARRAYLRNKKDRCIEANEQKRLPAKQSSILFNQHHHVHLKREKRKEEEQQRKQWVDLEREKTLSRLRSFRERRQGQYMLKTPHSRMSPSEVPVPSQPLSIISLGPSEGPPSVRPAPNKRQPKDIPVQIFSAPPPPTATCPTAPPPPPPPPPPPPPPPLPPAIAPPPVRASPSSEDKPMPLSEKEDPPFPAKNMLKQNIGTMDQVLASLQRGQIQLRKVPVPSAASPAGDSRSSLMSAIRLGVTLKKMVRAHDEVPSGGDNELERSIKAAMMRMKKVAADSDEDDRGDDETHNTDWDS, from the exons atgaatACCGTAGAGTTTGAGCGTTTAGATAGCCTGGAGGGCTGGGTGGCTGTTAAAAGTAACATATTTGAAGAACCTGAGACGTTTAAGCTAGGTTTCATCGTACAGTGGAATGTTATCGAGTGTAAGTTTGCGGTCACCTGCCACAACCGGACGTTACAACGGCAAAAACGCAAAGCCGAAGAAGTCGCTTTCGGCGACGTTCAGATGAGCTGGGCTGGACTCTTCTCCGTGAGCGATTTGAAACACATCCATCAGCAGTTTATATGTGTGGCAGACGTCTTGGTAACCTGCTTCCCGGATTTGTCAGAGTTCGAAGACGGCAACATTTGGGACTTGCTCTTCCTGAATCGGAGGTCAGGTCCCGAAGACGATGAGAGGGATTTAGACACGCCGTGTAGAAAACTCGAAAAATACTTCAGCACAGCTATTGACATCTGCGGACGAAAGATTGTGCTCGATACGTTGTTCACGCAGGATGAGCGGGATGTTGATGAGTACTTTGAAAATCTACAGGAGTTCAAGAGGAAGACCATGCAGGAGGAGATGTCGAGGGCCAAGGCTCACGTacggcag CTCCTACAGAGTCATTGCAGTGCAGACCGAATGGTTGCGCTGCTTTCCATCTACGAGGAAGAGGATGAGGCCTACCAGGACCTGGTCACTGTGGCCACCACTTTCTTCCAGTATCTGCTCCAGCCTTTCAGGGACATGAGAGAGCTGGCCTGCCTCTACAAGATGGAGATCCTG AAGTCTTTGGAGTTTGAGGACTTGGGTCCTAAGAGAATCGCAGCTCTTGAGAAGGAGGCGGAGGATTGGAGAACGAAAGCAGAAGATGCAGTCGCCTCAATTCAGGACATCACTGTCACCTACTTTGCACAGACTTCAAAGGCTCTGGCTG GTATGTTAAAGCAGATGGAGGAAGATAAGTGTCGTTTTGGAGCCGCTGCCTGGGCGTCTGCAGCTCCAAGACTGGAGAAACTACGCTTCCTTCTGGCCAAAGAAACCCTGCAGCATATGAGAGCTACGGAGATGTGCCTCAACCGCAAGAAAGACGGCATCAGAGAAAGG TTGGGCGGCCTGTCTGACAGAGTCAAGAGCCACAAAACTGATTCCAGGTCTGCGTCTAAGTACGTTCAGCAGCAGGACACAGTGGACGAGCTGGAGCTGGAATTCTATGAAACTCAACTAGAACTGTACAACACCAAGTTTGAGATCCTGAAGAATGAGGAGCGGCTGCTGGTGGCTCAGATAGACACACTGCGACGGCAGATTAAAG aaCTGAAGGAGGAGGTGGTGTACTATGATGTGTGTGAGGAtccagaggagctgcagagcaTGGTCCACACAGGTATTCAACCAACGGACTCTCCGGCTGTCAGTCTGCTCAAAAGACGCCTACAGACCTTGGAGACCAAGAGAGGCAACATCTGTGCCCGACGAGCTTATCTCCGCAACAAAAAG GATCGGTGCATAGAGGCCAACGAGCAGAAGAGGCTGCCCGCCAAGCAGAGCTCCATACTGTTCAACCAGCATCATCACGTCCACCTG AAAcgagagaagaggaaagaggaggagcagcagaggaAACAGTGGGTGGACCTGGAACGAGAGAAGACTCTGAGCAGATTACGATCCTTCAGAGAG AGGCGGCAGGGCCAGTACATGCTGAAGACTCCTCATTCCAGGATGTCTCCTTCAGAAGTCCCAGTTCCCTCCCAGCCGCTGTCCATCATCAGCCTCGGCCCCTCAGAAGGACCCCCCTCTGTCCGTCCTGCACCCAACAAACGGCAGCCTAAAGACATCCCTGTCCAAATCTTCTCTGCACCGCCACCGCCAACAGCCACCTGTCCTACTGCAcctcctcccccacccccaccaccaccaccacctcccccCCCACCACTGCCCCCTGCCATAGCTCCTCCACCTGTCCGAGCTTCACCTTCTTCTGAAGACAAACCAATGCCTCTCAGTGAAAAAGAGGACCCTCCTTTTCCAGCCAAGAACATGCTCAAACAAAATATAG GAACAATGGATCAAGTGTTGGCCTCATTGCAACGTGGACAGATACAACTTCGAAAGGTCCCCGTTCCCAGCGCAGCGTCTCCTGCTGGGGACTCGAGGAGCAGTCTGATGTCTGCCATCCGACTGGGAGTCACCCTGAAGAAG ATGGTTCGCGCACACGACGAAGTCCCGAGCGGCGGAGACAACGAGCTGGAGCGCAGCATCAAAGCCGCCATGATGAGGATGAAGAAGGTGGCAGCCGACTCTGACGAGGATGACCGAGGAGACGAcgagacacacaacacagactgGGACAGCTGA